The Thamnophis elegans isolate rThaEle1 chromosome Z, rThaEle1.pri, whole genome shotgun sequence genome contains a region encoding:
- the TCAIM gene encoding T-cell activation inhibitor, mitochondrial isoform X2, which yields MFCHWLTVRRLYFKKLQLQARALSGADAINALRPFYFAVHPDFFGQHPREREINENSLKRLNGYLENLQKPGFRSFKPTRLTFYVREREQSPSSVQESFGAAGFRAVSFTLHTRDLLSTVLDILNSCSLSTDHVQSLNSSVNTQETKRMFHRPIKWDKTYYSFTGFKDPEEELEQAQRMETTLSSWLDNNEKSATKKLEDSLPLRKELDRLKNELCQQLQLSDIRWQRSWGIAHRCSQLHSLSRLVHQNPEAPKNAKGQTVIFTDRSGMNATGYVMLGTMDVHHHWTKIFERLPSYSTLQKKVLFLEERISQLLGGIQITYVEELQPMLTIEEYYSILDNFYDQVHNKRLPFHPNSLRGLQMILESDRYAPSLHELGHFIIPVVCDLVTLQWFIMDKNQQAREKLKIKEESILLEKKLIKAATEKFCLRQLYKEPSVSSAQMIHSCSNLLEESLPYLQGMNLCISHFFSVLQDGDICIPWNWKN from the exons GTTATATTTCAAGAAACTACAATTGCAGGCAAGAGCATTATCTGGGGCTGATGCTATAAATGCTCTGCGACCATTCTATTTTGCAGTACATCCAGATTTTTTTGGTCAGCATCCCAGAGAAAGG gAAATCAATGAAAATTCTCTGAAAAGATTAAATGGGTATTTGGAGAATCTCCAGAAACCAGGCTTCAGGTCATTTAAACCAACTCGACTCACTTTTTATGTACGAGAGAGAGAACAAAGCCCTTCCAGTGTCCAAGAATCATTTGGTGCTGCAG GATTTCGAGCAGTGAGTTTTACTTTGCATACCAGAGACTTGTTAAGCACAGTATTAGATATCTTGAACTCCTGCAGTTTATCTACGGATCATGTCCAAAGCTTGAACAGCAGTGTAAATACTCAGGAAACCAAAAGAATGTTTCACAGGCCTATTAAATGGGACAAGACATACTATTCTTTTACTGGATTCAAGGATCCTGAGGAAGAACTGGAGCAAGCCCAGAGGATGGAAACCACCCTGAG CTCCTGGTTagataataatgaaaaaagtgcCACAAAGAAGCTGGAGGACAGCTTACCACTCAGAAAAGAATTAGATCGTTTGAAAAACGAACTGTGTCAGCAGTTGCAGCTCTCTGATATTAG GTGGCAGAGGAGTTGGGGTATTGCTCATCGATGTAGCCAGTTACATAGCCTAAGTCGCTTAGTGCACCAGAATCCAGAAGCACCTAAGAATGCTAAAG GACAAACAGTGATATTTACAGACCGCTCAGGAATGAATGCAACAGGCTATGTTATGCTAGGAACAATGGATGTTCATCACCATTGGACCAAA ATTTTTGAGAGGTTACCAAGTTACTCTACACTGCAAAAAAAAGTGCTATTTCTAGAGGAGCGCATTAGCCAACTTTTGGGAGGCATACAAATAACTTATGTTGAAGAGCTTCAGCCAATGTTGACAATTGAAGAGTATTACTCTATTCTTGACAACTTTTATGATCAAGTGCATAATAAGAGACTTCCATTTCACCCTAATAGTCTGCGTGGATTGCAAATGATTCTAGAAAG TGACAGATATGCACCAAGTCTTCATGAACTTGGTCACTTCATCATCCCAGTAGTGTGTGATCTAGTAACTCTCCAGTGGTTTATCATGGACAAAAATCAACAAGCAAgagaaaaactgaaaataaaagaaga GTCCATACTACTAGAAAAGAAGCTGATCAAGGCTGCCACAGAAAAATTTTGTCTTCGACAGCTATATAAAGAACCCAGTGTTTCCAGTGCACAGATGATTCATTCATGCAGCAATCTATTAGAAGAATCATTGCCATATTTGCAAGGTATGAATCTCTGCATTTcccatttcttttctgttctgcaaGATGGAGATATCTGTATCCCTTGGAACTGGAAAAACTGA